In the Candidatus Electrothrix rattekaaiensis genome, one interval contains:
- a CDS encoding PhoH family protein yields the protein MTKKHVRKSFILDTNVILHDSSCISHFDEHDIIVPITVLEELDNFKKGNQSVNFHAREFVRSLDKLSSNKLFNGGVPLGEGKGRLSIKLEQEPHPELRRHFPASAKPDHQILNICYHLYKEDRSQLFVLVTKDVNLRMKAKAVGLMAENYVTDHVKDLGALYTGTRVIDDSPFGLIDELHTTEEIPANDLDLPKDESLTANEFIILREANKSALATYHSGENKIQLVRKNKVCGIMPRNAEQSFAVHALCNTGVPLVTIGGKAGTGKTLLALASALEQRKNYRQIMLARPVVPLSNKDLGFLPGDIQSKIGPYMQPLYDNLAVIRSQFPEKSKMHQKLHDLLEDKKLIIEPLAYIRGRSLVKMYIIIDEAQNLTPHEVKTIITRAGEDSKIVFTGDVHQIDHPYLDSQSNGLSYLIEKMRGQHLYSHITLQKGERSTLSMLASELL from the coding sequence ATGACAAAAAAACACGTACGCAAATCATTCATCTTGGACACCAATGTGATCCTGCATGATTCATCCTGCATCAGCCATTTTGATGAGCATGATATTATCGTGCCTATCACGGTGCTGGAGGAACTTGATAATTTCAAAAAAGGAAATCAGAGCGTCAATTTCCATGCCCGTGAATTTGTCCGCTCCCTGGACAAACTGAGCTCCAACAAGCTGTTCAACGGTGGAGTTCCACTGGGAGAGGGCAAAGGACGCCTATCCATCAAACTGGAGCAGGAACCCCACCCTGAGCTGCGGCGCCACTTCCCTGCGTCTGCAAAACCGGATCATCAAATCCTCAATATCTGCTATCATCTGTACAAGGAAGACAGATCCCAGTTGTTTGTCCTGGTCACCAAGGACGTCAACCTGCGAATGAAGGCCAAGGCTGTGGGCCTGATGGCAGAGAACTACGTTACTGATCATGTTAAGGATCTAGGTGCCCTGTATACCGGCACCCGCGTTATTGACGACAGTCCTTTTGGTCTGATTGACGAGCTGCATACCACCGAGGAAATTCCGGCGAACGACCTAGACCTGCCAAAGGATGAAAGCTTGACCGCCAATGAGTTCATCATCCTTCGTGAAGCCAATAAATCCGCCCTGGCAACCTACCATTCCGGAGAAAACAAAATACAGCTTGTCCGCAAAAACAAGGTCTGCGGGATCATGCCGCGTAATGCCGAGCAAAGTTTTGCAGTCCATGCCCTGTGCAATACCGGGGTACCGCTGGTGACCATCGGCGGTAAGGCCGGAACAGGAAAAACCCTGTTGGCCTTGGCATCCGCCCTGGAGCAGCGCAAAAATTATCGCCAGATCATGCTGGCCCGCCCGGTCGTGCCGCTATCCAATAAGGATCTTGGTTTTCTCCCCGGAGATATCCAGTCAAAGATCGGCCCCTATATGCAGCCGCTCTATGACAACCTAGCAGTCATTCGCAGCCAGTTCCCGGAAAAGAGCAAGATGCACCAGAAACTCCATGATCTGCTGGAAGACAAAAAGCTGATCATTGAACCCCTTGCCTATATCCGGGGCAGGAGTCTGGTTAAAATGTATATTATCATTGATGAGGCCCAGAATCTGACCCCCCATGAGGTGAAAACTATCATCACTCGGGCTGGCGAGGATTCTAAGATCGTCTTTACCGGGGATGTGCATCAGATAGATCATCCCTACCTGGACTCCCAGTCCAACGGTTTAAGCTATCTGATCGAAAAAATGCGCGGGCAGCATCTGTACTCCCATATCACTCTGCAAAAGGGCGAACGTTCTACTCTGTCCATGCTAGCCAGCGAGTTGCTGTAG
- a CDS encoding nucleoside phosphorylase, which produces MMRNQDCVINPERGRGEPILPEIGILAVNPAEAPVLAAYAKTAQMQRAFLFHSNLYYSDRLFLAGPAVGAPMAAMCLEKLIALGARKIILYGWCGSLQEELRVMDILLPTEALSEEGTSRHYQDQNEQQTRIASSPTLQQRLEGILNKADLAYQTGKIWTTDAPYRETRTKVAEYANQGIYGVDMEFSALCSVAAFRGGELAAAMLVSDEVWRQPWQPQFSRKEFKRKSRKLLTLLCDTL; this is translated from the coding sequence ATGATGCGTAACCAGGACTGTGTGATCAACCCTGAACGGGGCAGGGGAGAACCGATTCTCCCGGAGATCGGTATCCTGGCCGTCAACCCGGCTGAGGCTCCTGTCTTGGCCGCATATGCCAAAACAGCGCAGATGCAGCGTGCCTTTCTTTTTCACTCCAACCTGTATTACTCAGATCGACTTTTTCTGGCCGGGCCTGCTGTGGGTGCGCCGATGGCTGCTATGTGTCTTGAAAAACTGATCGCGCTGGGCGCTCGGAAGATCATTCTTTATGGCTGGTGCGGTTCCTTGCAGGAGGAACTCCGGGTTATGGATATCCTCCTTCCGACCGAAGCCCTGTCCGAAGAAGGGACCAGTCGCCATTATCAGGATCAGAATGAACAACAGACGAGGATTGCTTCCTCTCCGACCTTGCAACAGCGGTTGGAGGGGATTTTAAACAAAGCAGATCTTGCCTATCAGACAGGAAAGATCTGGACCACAGATGCCCCGTATCGGGAAACCCGAACCAAGGTTGCTGAATATGCGAACCAGGGAATCTATGGGGTGGATATGGAGTTTTCAGCTCTCTGCTCCGTTGCCGCCTTCAGAGGGGGGGAGCTGGCTGCTGCCATGCTGGTTTCAGATGAGGTTTGGCGACAGCCCTGGCAGCCGCAATTTTCCCGGAAGGAGTTTAAGCGAAAGTCCCGGAAGCTGTTAACGCTCCTTTGCGATACATTGTAG